ATCATTTTTTTGAGCAGAAGATTGACGCTGCCCAAAGAGAAGCCGGTTTGGCGGGAGATATCCCGTTGGGAGGCTTTGGGGTTGGCGTCTAGTTGAGTGAGGATGATGTATTCTTTGTCGTTGGATATAGTCATGTTGATCACCTCCAGATTAAAGCAAGCTCAAACTTAAAAGAGAATTACAAATACGATTAACCACGAAGGTGTTGACGCTTTTTGTAATAAAACAAGCCTGTGTTCAATGCATGAACGCAGGCTTATCGTATCATTTGTTTAGTTGTGTTGTCAAGGGTTTTAGAGGGGGACCCATGTGGTGCTTAAAAGATGGTGTGTTACCCTCTCCAACGGGCAGGATGGGGACGAATATCCACATGAAGGAAGTTTTGATAAAGGCCAATACCGGTGAAGCCGACGGCTTCAGCCTGGGGGAGCAGTTGGGTGGGACTGAGGCCGTTAACACGGATATCGGCGGCGGTGCCCAGCAGGTGTTGGCTGTTAGGAGCGCCACCTACCCGCCGGTTATGCTCTGGATTCCGATAGCCGCTGGTGATAATAATGGGACGATTGATCTGATCCCGTAGTTGTTGGAGTTTGTTGAGTAGGGTGGGATGAAGGCGGACCTGATGGCTGCCGTCTTTGCACTGAAATTCGTGGAGATGGAAATTCTTGGATATTTGAATGTGGTTGGTTCTGTTTGTCATGGAATTCTCCTTTCGGGTTAGGGGGTAGGGTTGATATGCTTTTTAAGTTTTCCTAATACCGCTGCTTTTTGGCGACTGAGGGTAACGGGGTGAAGGTTTAGGTCGGCGGCCACTTCTTTTAATGGTAGCTGGCGGATATAGTGTTGGTAGATCAGATTGATTTCCTTGTTGTTCAGGTGGTGCATGGAGGAAGACAGGGCTTTTAGCTCTTCTTCCCGAAGCAGCATTTCCTCAGCAGTTTCGGAGGTGTCTGGCAGTTGGTTACCTCTGGTTTCGCTGATATCTTCCATCAACTGAGCCGCCGGAGCGTCTAAGGTCAGCAGGAGGCGTTTTCTCCGATAGCCTTTATAAAAGTGATACCGTAATTGTTGCTGGGCATAGGCAATAAAGGGAACCCTTTGGGTGGAATCGTAGTTTTTCAGGCATTCCAGCAGGGTGAGGGCTCCTTCCTGAAGGGCGTCTTCTGAACTGTCGAAAACCGTCTTATGTTTTCGATGCAACGCCAGAATCAGTGGTTTTAGATGATGGATCAGTTTTTCAATCTGGTACCTGGTTTCTTCTGGGATTTCTTCTCCCTGTTGAATCCTTAGGGCTAATGTTTGAATTTCCTGTGCTGTTTTTTTCATAGTTCCTCTCTTGGAGGATGCATCCTCTTTGAATTACCGGTTAGCTTTATCTTAGAAGAAAAGGGGATGGGATTCAAAAGTGGAAAGGGCGTGATTCGGTGGTGAATTTTCTTCTTTGGAGGGAGAAGGGGCTTTTTCTCTCTGGTGAATGGTGGCTTTTGGCAAGGGGTTCGCCTGCTTAATCGAACATATTTTCGATTTTTCATTGACTTACTCGATGGGTTTTCGTATGATAAGGATAGCCACTGCGTAAAGTTCTTGAGTGAAGTTCTAAGGAAGGAGACGGTATATGGCCATTAGAAATCGGGAGAAGAAGGCGGAAAAAGAGGTAACGTCGGCATTGAAAATGGTAAGGGAGCGACCTTTGGAAGTGGAGGGTTTTTACCCGGTCCAGCTGGCGGGTTATGGAGAGGGGATGAAAATGCTTTGCCGGGAGGATGAGGAAAAGGAGTATGCGATTCGTGCGGATCGGTTTACGGCTTGTCTGACAGAAGGGTGTTTTTATAATATAAAAATGGCTCAGCGTTATTTGAGCCAACAATTACAGGTAACTTATCGGGTGCCAATTCCTTTGGGGAGGGAGATGATCCTGGTGCCTTTTAAGACGAGAAGTCGTCGGATTCAGGGGGATTCGATGATTGGTTATGTGAACTGGCATCGGGTGGAAAGGGTGACGAGTCGGGGAAAAATTGTTTTGAAAAGTGGGCGGGAGTTTCCTTGTTTGAATAAGGGGAGAACGGTGAGGCAACGGATGGTGCAGGCTCAGTTGGGAGCGGTGCTGATGAGGGAATATTTTGAAGGAAAACCTTAACTTAAAAAAGCCTGGGATGGCTGCTGATGGCAACCGTTTCCCTGGCTTTTACTGATGATATTGATGATATTGATGATATTAATGATATTAATGATACTGATGGCTTTTTACGTTTTCTCCATGCTGTTGATGGACTGGGCCAACTCCTGTAGGCTGATGGTCAGGCTTTCCATACGGCTTTCCAGACGTACCAAAAGGTAGATGGAAAGAACGATGGGAAAGCCCAGGTTGGCAATGGGGGTTAGCAGTTCCTGCATCATTCACCTCCTATGTTAGACTTCGAAGTCCAGCTCGGTGATTTCTGTGGTAACAATACGGGCGCTTTGAGCGGCTGCTAATGCCACACCACCGGGTGCAAAGACATCTGTAGCGATCATGGCTTCCATGGCGTTTTGAACGGCTTCTGCTTCCAAAGATGTATCTGGGTTTGGCAGGGAAATTCTGGCGCCTGCGCCGTCGGTTTTAACAAAGTTTAGTTCTAGTCGCTGATTCATGGGTTCCCTCCTTTCTGTTGATGAATTTTCAGGCTAGGCCTTACTAGCCTTCGATCAGTTCTTTTTCTTCTGTGCGGATAATGGTTTTAACGGGTTTTGTCTGCAGTCCGCTGAGAATTTGTGCGGCGTTCAATACCTGGCTGTCTTCGGCTTCGGTTTTGATTCCGCTGTAGGTTCTGGACATTAGCTGTTCCCGTCCGTCTACGATATCATTGATAAATCGAAGACGTAGTCTGGAGCTTTGGTTGGCAATTTCTACCGGCATATAAGTCACCTCCCTTCTACTCTATAAATAGCAAAAAGGGAGGTGGGATAGCAAAAAATTTTAAGGTTTTTTTTCAAGGCTTCCCCTTCTTTTTGTGCTTGTTGAATGGATCTTATAAATTCTTCTGCAGGTTCGATAGAAAAAGTGAGTGAAGCGGTTTTTTCATCAAATATTTCCATCAAACTGATGGTTTTTTGATACAATGCTTCGGCTTCTTTGACATTACCTGCTTGCTTTTCGATCATTGCTAATTTGTTTAATGCATTGGCTACATAGGCGTAGGCCTGTGGCTTTATTGGTCGATGGTTTATGTATTGCTCCACATATTTTTCTAGTTTTTCTTTGTTGTTTGCTGCAAGATAGTAACGGATGGCCTGCTGTGACAATCTTTCGTGGTTTGGAGCATAGATAAGTCCTTGTTCAATCATTGCAATGGATTCTTCCGAAGGTGCTACAACCGCCCTATGGCTACGATACATTGGATGAAACGGATTGTATGTCACCGATTTCTGAAGGTGGTGCTGAGCTTTTTCCATGTTTTGATGATGGTTCAATGCTTCTACGCCTTGCTGGTGGTGACGATATGCATGTAACCG
Above is a window of Tindallia californiensis DNA encoding:
- a CDS encoding YcbK family protein codes for the protein MTNRTNHIQISKNFHLHEFQCKDGSHQVRLHPTLLNKLQQLRDQINRPIIITSGYRNPEHNRRVGGAPNSQHLLGTAADIRVNGLSPTQLLPQAEAVGFTGIGLYQNFLHVDIRPHPARWRG
- a CDS encoding sigma-70 family RNA polymerase sigma factor, which translates into the protein MKKTAQEIQTLALRIQQGEEIPEETRYQIEKLIHHLKPLILALHRKHKTVFDSSEDALQEGALTLLECLKNYDSTQRVPFIAYAQQQLRYHFYKGYRRKRLLLTLDAPAAQLMEDISETRGNQLPDTSETAEEMLLREEELKALSSSMHHLNNKEINLIYQHYIRQLPLKEVAADLNLHPVTLSRQKAAVLGKLKKHINPTP
- a CDS encoding YvrJ family protein — its product is MQELLTPIANLGFPIVLSIYLLVRLESRMESLTISLQELAQSINSMEKT
- a CDS encoding DUF2922 domain-containing protein; amino-acid sequence: MNQRLELNFVKTDGAGARISLPNPDTSLEAEAVQNAMEAMIATDVFAPGGVALAAAQSARIVTTEITELDFEV
- a CDS encoding DUF1659 domain-containing protein — encoded protein: MPVEIANQSSRLRLRFINDIVDGREQLMSRTYSGIKTEAEDSQVLNAAQILSGLQTKPVKTIIRTEEKELIEG